The segment ATTTACTAATAACTGATAACTGAAAGATGTGGACACAAATTGCTGAACATATAACTCAAGTGACTGGACAAGAGTTTGAGATTAAAAAACAACGTCCTGTTAGTGGTGGTTGTATTAATCAAGGATATTCTTTAATAGGAGATAAAAAGACCTATTTTGTTAAGATTAACCAAGCCTCGCAGATTGAAATGTTTGCGGCCGAAGCCTTGGGATTAAAACAAATGTTCGCTACTAAGACGATTCGAGTTCCTCAACCGATTTGTTGGGGAATGTCTGATCGATCGAGTTATATTGTCCTTGAATGGTTAGAATTTAGCCAAGCAACGGCCGAATCTTGGCAAGAAATGGGTCGAAAATTAGCCGCGATGCACCAAGTTCAAGGAGTGTCTAAATTTGGGTGGGAACGGAATAATACCATTGGTTCTACCCCTCAAATTAATACTTGGACTGAAAATTGGACAGATTTTTTTGCTGAACATCGCATCGGTTATCAATTAAAATTAGCCAGACGCAGAGGGGGAAATTTTCCTGAGTATAGCCAAGTTGTAGGGATAGTACGCGATGTTTTAAAAGATAGACAACCCTTACCATCTCTAGTCCACGGGGATTTATGGTCAGGAAATGTAGCTGTTATTGCAGACGGAGAACCTGTTATTTTAGACCCTGCAACCTATTACGGCGATCATGAAGTTGATCTAGCCATGACCGAACTTTTTGGCGGTTTTCCAGGGTCTTTTTATCGGGGGTATGATGAGGTTTTCCCCTTAGACGAAGGCTATCAAAAACGCAAAACTCTCTATAATCTTTATCACATTTTAAATCATTTTAATCTCTTTGGTGGTGGCTATGGTTCCCAAGCTAATCAGATGATTCAACAAATTCTCAGAAGTCGATAGGGTTGAAAGCGCAAGGAAAACTTGAGAGACTGTTTATAAACAAAATCTTTAAGACGTTAGGGTAGGCAATCAGAGATTGATCTGGACTAACCGTAAAGTAGAAAACTTTGCCCACCCTAAAAAACTGGTTTTTATATAATGTTCCTTGAACAAACAGTCTCTTAAACTCTATTTCTCCTAGATCTCAACTAATTTATTACTAGAAGATTTAACCATAATTCGGGGCAGTCGATGTTTAAACCCGCAGAGAATTTCCCACGAAATTGTCCCTAATTTATTTGCCCAATCATCGGCAGTAATTTCTTGATCGCCGTCTTTACCAATTAATGTTACCACTTCCCCCACTTGAAGATTAGGAATAGCACTAACATCTAACATTAATTGATCCATGGTAATAGCCCCAATTTGACGAACCCGTTGTCCTCGGATCAAAACTTCTAAGCGGTTAGAGAGGTTACGGGGGACTCCATCCGCATAGCCAATACCCACAACCGCTACATCCATAGTGCGATCGCTGACAAATTGATAGCCATAACTCACCCCTGTTCCTGGGGGAATGGTTTTGACTTGTGTTACCTTGGCTTTAACCTGCAAAACAGGTTTTAAATCAGCAAAAGACCGTAAATGGGGTGCAGGATATAAACCATATAATGCTAAGCCCACTCTCACTAAATCGTAGTGTAGATTAGGATTAACCAGTGTTGCCGCAGAATTGGCAAAATGAAGGGGAGGAAGGGGCAAACCGTGGCTTTTTAATTGGGCGATCGCCTGTTTAAAGCGTCGGTGTTGTCGTTCCATTTCGCTGCGATCGGGGTCATCCGCCGTGGCTAAATGGGAGTAGATCGTCGCTATCTTAAGATAGGGTAATTGCTGCACTAATCTAACAAAATCAGTGGCTTGATGCCAAGGGGTTCCCAGACGAGACATCCCTGTATCGAGTTTGAGATGGACGGGTAGGGTTTGTCCTAGTTTACTGAGGGTGTCCGAAAAGATTAACGCTTGTTGGGGGTTACACAGGGTGGGTTGTAGTTGCCACTGGGCGATCGCGGCGATTTCTTCAGAGGTGTTAATTGCGCCTAAAATGAGAATAGGGGCAGTAATTCCGGCTTCTCGCAGTTCTATCCCTTCCCCTAGGGTAGCAATGGCTAACCCGTTTGCCCCTGCGTCTAGGGCAGTTTGGGCAACTTTTATCGCACCATGTCCATAGGCATCGGCTTTAACGACGGCCATTAGGGCGGTTTTAGGCGATAATAATCCTTTAATTTCGGCTACATTATGAATTAAAGCTTGTTGATTAATTTCTACCCAAGCCCGTTGACGGATAATTTCTGATAAATGATAATCGTAGCGGTTCCGTCTTGTCTTAGTTTCCAATTCTTGGCTTAACATAACTCCTCTTTCCCCACACTCTTACCACGGGACTATGATTGCTTGGCTTGTCAATAGCCGTTCTCATGGTTTTTACAGATACGCTTAATCTAGCAAAAGTTCCTTAAAAGTCAAGGGGAAAGTCGGCGATCGACCATCCAATTGCTGAAATTTGTATTATTGAAGTAGATTTAACTGTCTATTTATTAAATTAGTCAAAGGGGAAAGATATCAATATGCAGTTTCTAAACTGTTTGATCTTTTCAACCCAGGTAATGATTTATATGACCTTTTGCGAGTGTTAAAACGTCTTGGCGAATTAATAAAATAACTCTAATTTACAGTATACTTTATAATTATTCCTCTCCTAATAATTGCTTTATAAAACTAATAAAATTAGCCAATATAGCAACATTTTGAGTTTCTTGACTAATCCAGTTATTATCGGCAATACTAACCGTATTCGTTTTGCCAGGTTTTAAGACACTAACTACGGATGCGATGATAGCTTTTTCTTGATCAAAAGCTTTCCATCTATGGAATTTTTTACTACAATTATCGAGACTATTAATATAATGATTGGCTTGTTCTAAATACTCGCTATAGACTTGATTTCCACATTCTAAAAGAATAGTTTCTAAAACTCCTTGGTTTTGATTATCGGGTAAAATATAAATTCCTGTTCTAGGTGAGGTTTTAGAAATAACTCCAGGTTTATCGGAAAAATTAGGATAATATTCTTTAAATGTTGTAGAAAATTCTTGTGCAATAGACTGAGGATCTTTTTTGTCTGAATCAACAATAATAGCAAAGGCTGTTAAGTTTTGTTGATAAGAAGAATTATTGGATATAATATCATCTAAGTTACTTATCAAGTTACTTCCCTCTCCTAAGAAAATAGCCACAGAAATTGTCTCAGTAAAAAAAATTGACGGCATATATAATCTAGCATATAAATCACCCTTTTTGTTAGGATATTCGGGAATAAGTTTGCGCCAAAATGGATCAAGTTTATCAATATTTCCTTTATGAACTTTTTTAAAATCTTGAAATCCTAGCAACTTCAATACTTTACCAACAAATGCTTGATCATGAGAACCTTCAACTCCAATAAGTACATATTCTTTCTGACTCACCAACGAACCTCCTGACCAAGATTTTCTCTTAAACGTTTGAGTTTATCTCTTGCAATACGAACAGCAGAGGTTTTAGAATCTTTTTGTTCCAAGCGATATAAAACTAAATCTGTATCGGGTTCTGTTGCTGTTAAAATAGCATCTACTGCTTCTAAACTATGGGTTGTCGCAAAGAGTTGAATATCTAATTTTTTACACCATTTAACTATCCAAGAGAATGAGTTTTCTAATGCTTCCGTGTGAATAGCGGTTTCTATTTCATCAATTAAAATAATTCCTCCTTCTAAACGCACTAATTTTAAAGCGATATAAACGAGGCGACGAACCCCATCACCAAAACTACTAAGAGGGACTAAACCCAGCTTTTTATGTTCAATATAAATAACGGGAGGTTGATGTAAAGTAACACCAGAAAAAGTTAAAACTTCTAAATTATTAATATTAGAATCTAATGCTTGAAGTAATTCAATTAATTCATCTTTAAACCCCTGCATTCTAGCTTCACTAAGTAATTGAGCGGCAAAAGCTTCGGTTCGATGCGCTGATGGAGTGATATTAAAATAATTTATTTTGAAAGTCTTAGACTGCTCTAAAGTAGTAATTCTATCTTCTTCCCATAATTCAAAACTTTTATGAATTTCCTTTTTATTATTGTCTTCTTCTTTATTTACAAAAACCTTAATATCAAGGATAATTCCTTGCTGAAATTCCTCATTATCTATATCATCCTTGTCTTCACCTCCGCTTTTTTTAGAATGATTTGACCTGATGCGTATTCCTTCAATAATTTTATAATCTGCTAGTAGTTGCTTAACAGGATAATTTCCTTGACTTTGAATTAGAATCTTATGGGTATCAAGATCTTGATTAAATGTTAAATTTCCTTGAGGAAATAACCATGTTAATGAGTCAAGAATAGAAAGACGATAAAAAAAACGACTTTCCCGATCGCGCTGTCGTGAAATAAAATACCATTCCCGTAAATTCAAAGGATTACAATATAAAGAAATAGCCTCTAAAACGCTGGTTTTACCGCAATTATTAACCCCAACAAACAGATTGATTTGACCAAGATCTTTAAGTTCTAAATCTTGGATACCTCTAAAACTATGGATATGTAAACTGTCTAGTTGTTGGTTTTCCACAGAATTAATCCATCTTGCTACACAATCTCAGTATATCATATTCCTGCTTTAGCAGAAGTTGGTAATAGACTAATTTCAATTAATCGTACAGCAGCCATCCAATTTCTTCAACTTATTTCAATTAAATCAAAACCCGCCCAAGTTTGTCATTAATTTTGTTTAGATACTTAGTACCATCTTGAAAAATAATTTGGGTTTTTCTGCCTAATTCATCAAATCGATAACTATGTACGAAACCACTATGATGAATAATAGAAGATTCATTCTTTGCTTCATCGAACTCGAAGCGGGTAGTTTTGCCTGTATTATCCCTACTAATAAAAGTAAGCAACCCATCAGTTGCTCCATATTCATATTCAATAATTGATCCATCGCTGTGAGTTTCCTTGGTAATCTGGTATTTATCATTGTATTCGTAGGCAATTTCTTGACCGCGACGATTAACAGATTTTATTAACAAGCCATTGGCATCATAAAAATACTTATCCTTTTTAGGAGGAGGGGAGATGGCAACCTTAATCCTTAATTTAGAATTTAGCCGATCTTTTTGGGAGATAATCAAGGTAGTTAGACCAAAACCAGAGATTTTTCCCTCGACAGGCTATCAAAAATTGTCGTAAGCTAGAGAATAGCGTAGCGTAGCAAAGTCAGTATTTGTTGTGTTGTATCCTAGACAACAAACCTAAAATAGAAATTATCCATAAGTTTTAAGACGGTGTACCCTGTGGTTTCTTCAATTGAGAAAATAACATCATCCTTACCTGCCACTCCCCAACGCCGAACAGGAGCCTTTGCTTTAATGGACAGCCTGGTACGCCACGGCGTTAAGCATATCTTTGGCTATCCTGGGGGAGCAATTCTGCCGATTTACGATGAATTGTACCGTTCTGAAGCCAGGGGAGAGCTACAACATTTCCTGGTCAGACACGAACAAGCAGCCGCCCATGCTGCCGATGGGTATGCTCGTGCAACAGGAAAAGTCGGGGTTTGTTTCGGAACGTCCGGACCTGGAGCAACCAACCTAGTGACGGGCATTGCTACCGCACACATGGACTCTATCCCCATGGTGATTATTACCGGCCAGGTGGGACGTTCAGCCATCGGTAGCGATGCCTTCCAAGAAACCGATATTTTTGGCATTACCCTGCCCTTAGTGAAACATTCCTACGTCGTCCGTCAAGCGCAAGACATGGCACGAATTGTCGCCGAAGCCTTCCATATCGCCAGTACGGGACGGCCAGGCCCTGTCTTAATCGATATTCCCAAGGACGTTGGGCTCGAAGAATGTGATTATGTCCCCGTTGAACCCGGAGACGTAAATTTACCCGGCTATCGTCCCACCGTCAAAGGAAACCCCCGTCAGATTAATGCAGCTTTGCACCTGATCGAAGAATCCTACCGTCCCTTACTCTATATTGGAGGAGGCGCGATCGCAGCCAATGCCCATGCCCAAGTACAAGAATTAGCCGAACGGTTCCAAATTCCCGTCACAACAACCTTAATGGGGATTGGTGCTTTTGATGAACACCATCCCCTCTCCGTAGCAATGCTAGGGATGCACGGAACCGCCTATGCTAACTTTGCGGTCAGTGAATGTGACCTATTAATCGCCGTGGGAGCCAGATTTGATGATCGGGTGACGGGGAAACTCGATGAATTTGCCTCCCATGCTAAGGTCATTCATATTGATATCGACCCCGCCGAAGTGGGCAAAAACCGTACCCCTGACGTTCCCATTGTGGGAGATGTACGGCGCGTTCTCGAACAATTGCTACAACGGGCTAGAGAAATTGACTGTCCCACCCACGCGGAAAAAACCCAACCTTGGTTATCGCGTATTAATCGTTGGCGCGAACAATATCCCCTGGTTATCCCCCATTATGACCATAGTATCTCCCCCCAAGAGGTCATCGCAGAAGTGGGTCGTCAAGCTCCCCATGCCTACTACAGCACCGATGTCGGACAACATCAAATGTGGGCTGCCCAGTTTTTAAACAATGGCCCCCGTCGCTGGATTTCCAGTGGTGGACTCGGAACCATGGGCTATGGTATGCCCGCAGCCCTAGGAGCTAAGGTCGCTGT is part of the Rippkaea orientalis PCC 8801 genome and harbors:
- a CDS encoding fructosamine kinase family protein, which gives rise to MWTQIAEHITQVTGQEFEIKKQRPVSGGCINQGYSLIGDKKTYFVKINQASQIEMFAAEALGLKQMFATKTIRVPQPICWGMSDRSSYIVLEWLEFSQATAESWQEMGRKLAAMHQVQGVSKFGWERNNTIGSTPQINTWTENWTDFFAEHRIGYQLKLARRRGGNFPEYSQVVGIVRDVLKDRQPLPSLVHGDLWSGNVAVIADGEPVILDPATYYGDHEVDLAMTELFGGFPGSFYRGYDEVFPLDEGYQKRKTLYNLYHILNHFNLFGGGYGSQANQMIQQILRSR
- the alr gene encoding alanine racemase, whose product is MLSQELETKTRRNRYDYHLSEIIRQRAWVEINQQALIHNVAEIKGLLSPKTALMAVVKADAYGHGAIKVAQTALDAGANGLAIATLGEGIELREAGITAPILILGAINTSEEIAAIAQWQLQPTLCNPQQALIFSDTLSKLGQTLPVHLKLDTGMSRLGTPWHQATDFVRLVQQLPYLKIATIYSHLATADDPDRSEMERQHRRFKQAIAQLKSHGLPLPPLHFANSAATLVNPNLHYDLVRVGLALYGLYPAPHLRSFADLKPVLQVKAKVTQVKTIPPGTGVSYGYQFVSDRTMDVAVVGIGYADGVPRNLSNRLEVLIRGQRVRQIGAITMDQLMLDVSAIPNLQVGEVVTLIGKDGDQEITADDWANKLGTISWEILCGFKHRLPRIMVKSSSNKLVEI
- a CDS encoding DUF3226 domain-containing protein, which codes for MSQKEYVLIGVEGSHDQAFVGKVLKLLGFQDFKKVHKGNIDKLDPFWRKLIPEYPNKKGDLYARLYMPSIFFTETISVAIFLGEGSNLISNLDDIISNNSSYQQNLTAFAIIVDSDKKDPQSIAQEFSTTFKEYYPNFSDKPGVISKTSPRTGIYILPDNQNQGVLETILLECGNQVYSEYLEQANHYINSLDNCSKKFHRWKAFDQEKAIIASVVSVLKPGKTNTVSIADNNWISQETQNVAILANFISFIKQLLGEE
- a CDS encoding AAA family ATPase, whose protein sequence is MENQQLDSLHIHSFRGIQDLELKDLGQINLFVGVNNCGKTSVLEAISLYCNPLNLREWYFISRQRDRESRFFYRLSILDSLTWLFPQGNLTFNQDLDTHKILIQSQGNYPVKQLLADYKIIEGIRIRSNHSKKSGGEDKDDIDNEEFQQGIILDIKVFVNKEEDNNKKEIHKSFELWEEDRITTLEQSKTFKINYFNITPSAHRTEAFAAQLLSEARMQGFKDELIELLQALDSNINNLEVLTFSGVTLHQPPVIYIEHKKLGLVPLSSFGDGVRRLVYIALKLVRLEGGIILIDEIETAIHTEALENSFSWIVKWCKKLDIQLFATTHSLEAVDAILTATEPDTDLVLYRLEQKDSKTSAVRIARDKLKRLRENLGQEVRW
- a CDS encoding RHS repeat domain-containing protein, coding for MIISQKDRLNSKLRIKVAISPPPKKDKYFYDANGLLIKSVNRRGQEIAYEYNDKYQITKETHSDGSIIEYEYGATDGLLTFISRDNTGKTTRFEFDEAKNESSIIHHSGFVHSYRFDELGRKTQIIFQDGTKYLNKINDKLGRVLI
- the ilvB gene encoding biosynthetic-type acetolactate synthase large subunit gives rise to the protein MVSSIEKITSSLPATPQRRTGAFALMDSLVRHGVKHIFGYPGGAILPIYDELYRSEARGELQHFLVRHEQAAAHAADGYARATGKVGVCFGTSGPGATNLVTGIATAHMDSIPMVIITGQVGRSAIGSDAFQETDIFGITLPLVKHSYVVRQAQDMARIVAEAFHIASTGRPGPVLIDIPKDVGLEECDYVPVEPGDVNLPGYRPTVKGNPRQINAALHLIEESYRPLLYIGGGAIAANAHAQVQELAERFQIPVTTTLMGIGAFDEHHPLSVAMLGMHGTAYANFAVSECDLLIAVGARFDDRVTGKLDEFASHAKVIHIDIDPAEVGKNRTPDVPIVGDVRRVLEQLLQRAREIDCPTHAEKTQPWLSRINRWREQYPLVIPHYDHSISPQEVIAEVGRQAPHAYYSTDVGQHQMWAAQFLNNGPRRWISSGGLGTMGYGMPAALGAKVAVPDQEVICISGDASFQMNLQELATLAQYGINVKTVIVNNGWQGMVRQWQQAFYGERYSSSNMQAGMPDFELLAQAFGVKGITVREHSELSGAIAEMLAHPGPVLMDVHVTRDENCYPMVAPGKSNAQMIGLPERKSLGEAIELIYCTHCGAKNPTTNHFCPECGTKL